The Sedimentisphaera salicampi genome includes a region encoding these proteins:
- a CDS encoding polysaccharide biosynthesis protein: protein MRRRLLNIPVKLLTSHKYRKISLIVIHLIVFTLAYFVACGIFNNMKIQRDWVMDLFLPPLIIILPVKLIIFGLFRQYSSLWKYVNISDLVGICTSAFFSAAAIIGIWHTMMYTMRGPEQAIFREVPESILILDMVLTIFALSGLRVSARLNIEDNLALSSTDRTNLLIAGAGDAGEMLSREIKKFFLNKYKIVGFVDDNPDKIKSIINGYEVLGTSEDIPDICEEYGVQEIAIALPSAKHEQRRRIIRLAEKTNAVCRIIPTLAEITSGSVKVSQMRKIDISDLLSRDEIKLDTQHIHSFINNKTVMVTGAGGSIGSELCRQIAGYGPKELVLLEQAENPLFEIEGQLQGISEMITVSPVIADICDRARVLHIFEHYRPDVVFHAAAHKHVPLMESNPGESVKNNVLGTKNVADAADQHKTEHFVLISSDKAVNPTSVMGSTKRIAEMYTTSLNEKSDTNFTTVRFGNVLGSSSSVVPVFQRQIDEGGPVTVTHPEMTRYFMTIPEACLLVMQAAAMGKGGEVFLLDMGEPVKILELAKDMIKLNGYEPQIDIKIEFTGVRPGEKLFEELSVEGENMLPTDHPKVAIWKTKRIDTAKLGQDIEKLREACQGEDEKQVVQTIREILPEYAFEAEVNKDG from the coding sequence ATGCGAAGAAGGCTGCTGAATATCCCGGTAAAACTGCTTACCTCACACAAATACAGAAAGATCAGCCTGATTGTAATACATCTTATCGTATTCACTCTGGCATATTTCGTGGCTTGCGGGATATTCAACAATATGAAAATCCAGCGGGACTGGGTTATGGATCTGTTCCTCCCGCCTTTGATAATCATTCTGCCAGTGAAGCTTATAATCTTCGGGCTTTTCCGGCAGTACAGCAGCCTCTGGAAGTATGTAAACATCTCAGACCTCGTGGGAATATGCACATCTGCCTTTTTCAGCGCAGCAGCAATCATCGGTATATGGCATACGATGATGTACACGATGCGCGGGCCTGAACAGGCGATTTTCAGGGAAGTGCCCGAGAGCATCTTGATCCTTGATATGGTGCTTACGATTTTTGCCCTCTCCGGCCTGAGGGTCTCTGCGAGGCTGAATATTGAAGATAATCTCGCCCTGAGCTCAACAGACAGAACAAATCTGCTTATAGCAGGAGCCGGAGATGCAGGGGAGATGCTTTCAAGGGAGATAAAAAAATTCTTCCTGAATAAGTACAAGATAGTCGGCTTCGTTGACGACAACCCCGACAAGATAAAGAGCATAATAAACGGCTATGAAGTTTTGGGAACTTCAGAAGACATCCCCGATATCTGCGAGGAATACGGTGTTCAGGAGATTGCGATAGCCCTGCCCTCTGCCAAGCACGAACAGAGAAGGCGGATTATCCGGCTTGCCGAAAAGACCAATGCCGTTTGCAGGATCATACCCACCCTTGCCGAGATAACATCCGGCAGCGTGAAGGTGAGCCAGATGAGGAAGATTGATATCTCCGATCTGCTCAGCCGAGATGAAATAAAGCTGGATACCCAGCATATTCACAGCTTCATCAACAATAAAACCGTTATGGTAACAGGGGCAGGGGGGTCAATAGGCTCAGAGCTTTGCCGGCAGATTGCCGGCTACGGGCCAAAAGAGCTCGTATTGCTGGAACAGGCCGAGAATCCGCTGTTTGAGATTGAAGGCCAGCTTCAGGGCATCTCCGAGATGATTACTGTCAGCCCTGTAATTGCTGATATATGCGACAGGGCGAGAGTACTGCATATATTCGAGCATTATCGCCCTGATGTGGTTTTCCACGCCGCTGCACATAAGCATGTACCTCTGATGGAGAGCAACCCGGGCGAGAGCGTGAAGAACAACGTGCTGGGAACGAAAAACGTGGCAGATGCAGCCGACCAGCACAAAACAGAGCATTTCGTTTTGATAAGCAGCGATAAGGCCGTGAATCCTACAAGCGTTATGGGCTCTACAAAACGCATCGCCGAGATGTACACAACGAGCCTGAACGAAAAATCCGATACGAATTTCACTACCGTCCGTTTTGGGAATGTCCTCGGTTCGAGCAGTTCGGTTGTTCCTGTGTTCCAGAGGCAGATTGACGAGGGCGGGCCGGTTACGGTAACCCATCCGGAGATGACCAGATACTTTATGACAATCCCCGAGGCGTGCCTTCTTGTAATGCAGGCGGCGGCAATGGGCAAAGGGGGCGAGGTGTTCCTTCTGGATATGGGCGAGCCGGTGAAGATATTAGAGCTTGCCAAGGATATGATAAAGCTCAACGGCTACGAGCCTCAGATTGATATAAAGATCGAGTTTACAGGCGTTCGCCCTGGGGAGAAGCTCTTCGAAGAGCTCTCTGTGGAAGGGGAAAATATGCTGCCCACAGATCACCCGAAGGTGGCGATATGGAAAACAAAACGCATAGATACCGCCAAGCTGGGGCAGGATATCGAAAAGCTCAGAGAGGCCTGCCAAGGCGAGGACGAGAAGCAGGTGGTTCAAACGATTCGGGAAATTCTGCCCGAATACGCATTTGAGGCCGAAGTGAATAAAGATGGCTAA
- a CDS encoding glycosyltransferase family 9 protein has product MAKFKVYDIFRALHIDKQAKALQDGLLEALCSFKSKIYYSKLHQIPLSNTSRPSRVLIAANISGIGNCIAATPLAQAVRIAMPNAEITFMASKGDLFDNWHIPDRIIKDKIPPAELSFDYTLIPYWGDKIHPSWLYEPRCGRVLAYKNAFNKWFLKPEREYDLDIARRLGYKGGLLPEYVGIKPTELVPQDEKIITLLPCSNQDERWAGKKWTKFPELINLITEQLPELTICIAGLKSDEIEGSFNQANVLDLRGRLTLAETAFLLKKSIIAAGNDSGPAHISDAAGTHTIWLFGMSCIVKNHPMNKYRILKSAEKCVPCQYTGAYENCPEPICINSISAEKVLEEIKRFLNSSQ; this is encoded by the coding sequence ATGGCTAAGTTCAAAGTTTACGATATCTTCCGCGCTCTTCATATCGATAAGCAGGCCAAGGCCCTGCAGGACGGCCTTTTAGAAGCCCTTTGCAGCTTCAAATCAAAAATTTACTACAGCAAACTCCATCAAATCCCGCTTTCAAATACCAGCCGGCCTTCAAGAGTGCTCATAGCAGCAAACATCAGCGGCATAGGCAACTGCATCGCCGCTACGCCCCTTGCTCAGGCAGTCCGTATTGCTATGCCGAATGCTGAGATCACGTTTATGGCCTCCAAAGGCGATCTCTTCGACAACTGGCACATACCGGACAGGATAATAAAAGACAAAATCCCGCCGGCAGAGCTGAGCTTCGACTACACCCTCATCCCCTACTGGGGCGATAAAATACATCCCTCTTGGCTGTATGAGCCCCGATGCGGGCGGGTGCTTGCATACAAAAATGCCTTCAATAAATGGTTCCTAAAGCCTGAACGAGAGTATGACCTTGATATAGCGCGAAGGCTCGGATACAAAGGCGGCCTCCTGCCTGAATATGTGGGCATTAAGCCAACTGAGCTTGTGCCGCAGGATGAAAAGATAATTACGCTCCTTCCCTGCTCGAATCAGGACGAGCGCTGGGCAGGCAAGAAATGGACGAAATTCCCAGAGCTGATAAATCTTATCACTGAACAGCTCCCTGAGCTTACTATATGCATTGCGGGGCTCAAAAGCGATGAGATTGAGGGCAGCTTTAATCAGGCCAATGTGTTAGACCTTCGCGGCAGGCTGACGCTTGCAGAAACGGCATTCCTGCTGAAAAAGAGCATCATTGCTGCCGGCAACGACAGCGGACCCGCTCACATAAGCGATGCCGCCGGCACGCATACAATATGGCTCTTCGGGATGTCCTGCATTGTTAAAAATCACCCGATGAACAAATACCGCATCCTCAAATCCGCAGAGAAATGCGTCCCCTGCCAATACACCGGAGCATACGAAAACTGCCCCGAGCCGATCTGCATAAACTCTATCTCAGCAGAAAAAGTTTTAGAAGAGATCAAACGCTTCCTGAATTCCTCTCAGTAG
- a CDS encoding carbohydrate-binding domain-containing protein produces MSTINLKFTAAVMLLSLFLSPAYSATGSDAVINADQLGSAVIQWGYDIKWEWKANYINTGHAREVFVDNQFSVLRIPIWGNGDTDRGHPSEGVILEDEYSMQLEAIGNALSENSDVILFASKKLKGDDSFPEWTKSSAGGPIIPEKYAIMLADYLEMMEDNGFYIDVLGIDNERTFNEGNITTSRYKQTIDELEALSVSRGFDMPLLIAPETYKVSSADNWLSWLETQGWGDYYDIAGTHHYPNQWYNSSALGDFADTAGDKPKWHSEVHWGINDGLLNDSEKAMRIVFDCFDKGFSAMTYWGYPFGDDHIKLGTALTRSTAGAKTAFMDDIDGTSLNLGELITRAFREDNSMTVWLINNSSNAYQNYGFEVQAGTKLIEGDVDYTLWESSGGNLLETLGTAPKTSGTRFEITVPQYSIMVFEFDINDDQQPPTPNPAQWAVPPETIDGNSVYMKAAEAEDPSGVEYYFECTKGSGNDSGWQDSPEYTETGLDADKLYAYKVRARDKGPYQNQTAASAEKAVVTRGILPGMIEAENYDAGGQNVGYYDNTAGNAYGDYREDDVEILSNSEGYAVYAEAGEWLRYSKTLTEGTYKAVISSTSSYGMEALLEIEGQEPAGVSLPDTGGWSNWSETIIEPFDIHSSGEGSVRLSITQGEGLIDYVKIIRVIPGTIQAENYAVGGQNEAYYDNSPGNAYGKYRSEDVDILSAGDTGGGFAVYAEAGEWLEYDAEVISGTYDIVIRSSSSYELSGSLQVGSGEEFPLILPDTGSWSTWEDTIIPEAVISEQGECRIRLSFDEGSFKSVSVNYIEFVPAAEPADINEDGQIDLLDYAILAGQWQLPVGTYSADISPQGGDGVVNIADLLEFAQSWLE; encoded by the coding sequence ATGAGCACAATAAACTTGAAATTCACAGCAGCAGTTATGCTGTTATCGCTGTTTCTGAGCCCTGCTTATTCGGCTACAGGTTCGGATGCCGTTATAAACGCCGACCAGCTCGGCAGCGCGGTAATCCAGTGGGGATACGATATAAAATGGGAATGGAAGGCGAACTACATCAACACAGGCCACGCACGCGAGGTTTTTGTGGATAATCAGTTTTCTGTTCTCAGGATTCCGATATGGGGCAATGGTGATACAGACCGCGGGCACCCTTCAGAGGGGGTGATCCTTGAGGATGAGTATTCAATGCAGCTTGAGGCGATAGGCAATGCTCTATCTGAAAACAGCGATGTAATCCTCTTTGCAAGCAAGAAGCTCAAAGGCGACGACAGCTTCCCCGAATGGACAAAGAGCTCGGCAGGAGGCCCAATTATTCCCGAGAAATACGCGATTATGCTCGCTGACTACCTCGAGATGATGGAAGATAACGGCTTTTACATAGACGTTCTGGGCATTGATAATGAACGCACATTCAACGAAGGCAATATAACCACAAGCAGATACAAGCAGACTATAGACGAGCTGGAGGCGCTTTCTGTGAGCAGAGGATTTGATATGCCTCTCTTGATTGCTCCCGAGACATACAAAGTTTCGAGTGCTGACAATTGGCTGAGCTGGCTGGAAACGCAGGGCTGGGGAGATTATTACGATATCGCAGGCACCCATCACTACCCAAATCAATGGTACAACTCCTCTGCTCTGGGCGACTTTGCAGACACAGCCGGGGATAAGCCCAAGTGGCACAGCGAAGTGCATTGGGGAATCAATGACGGATTATTGAATGATTCAGAAAAGGCGATGAGAATCGTTTTCGACTGCTTCGACAAGGGCTTCAGCGCAATGACATACTGGGGCTATCCTTTCGGCGACGACCACATTAAGCTCGGCACGGCCCTCACCCGCAGCACAGCCGGAGCTAAAACTGCATTTATGGACGATATCGACGGCACGTCCCTGAACCTCGGCGAACTAATTACCCGCGCCTTCCGTGAGGACAATTCTATGACCGTATGGCTGATCAACAACTCCTCGAATGCATATCAAAACTACGGCTTTGAAGTTCAGGCGGGAACAAAGCTTATAGAAGGCGATGTTGACTATACGCTCTGGGAAAGCTCCGGCGGGAATCTATTGGAAACTCTCGGCACAGCCCCGAAAACTTCGGGCACGCGTTTTGAAATAACCGTGCCTCAATATTCGATAATGGTTTTTGAGTTTGACATAAACGACGACCAGCAGCCGCCAACCCCAAACCCCGCTCAGTGGGCGGTTCCTCCGGAAACGATAGATGGAAACTCTGTCTATATGAAAGCAGCAGAGGCGGAAGATCCCAGCGGAGTGGAGTATTATTTTGAATGCACAAAGGGCAGCGGGAATGACAGCGGCTGGCAGGACAGCCCTGAATATACCGAAACAGGCCTCGATGCGGACAAACTTTACGCATATAAGGTACGAGCGAGAGATAAGGGGCCTTATCAGAACCAGACCGCTGCGTCTGCGGAAAAAGCCGTGGTAACAAGGGGGATTCTCCCCGGGATGATAGAGGCAGAAAACTACGATGCAGGCGGGCAAAACGTTGGATATTACGACAACACAGCAGGCAATGCATACGGCGATTACAGAGAAGACGACGTGGAAATACTTTCAAACAGCGAGGGATACGCCGTGTATGCTGAGGCAGGCGAATGGCTGAGATACAGCAAAACGCTCACCGAAGGCACGTACAAAGCCGTAATCAGCAGCACCTCCAGCTACGGTATGGAGGCTCTTCTCGAGATTGAAGGGCAGGAGCCTGCGGGAGTTTCTCTGCCGGATACGGGCGGCTGGTCTAACTGGAGCGAAACGATTATAGAGCCCTTTGATATTCACAGCTCCGGAGAAGGCAGCGTTCGGCTCAGCATTACTCAGGGCGAAGGGCTGATTGATTATGTGAAGATTATTCGAGTAATCCCCGGGACGATTCAGGCAGAGAACTATGCCGTGGGCGGGCAGAATGAGGCCTACTACGACAACAGCCCGGGCAATGCCTACGGAAAATACCGCTCTGAAGACGTTGACATACTCTCCGCAGGCGATACCGGGGGCGGATTCGCTGTTTACGCCGAAGCGGGCGAATGGCTCGAATACGATGCGGAAGTAATCTCGGGAACTTACGATATTGTTATCAGAAGCAGCTCCTCCTATGAGCTCAGCGGAAGCCTGCAGGTGGGCAGCGGGGAAGAATTCCCGCTTATCCTTCCCGATACAGGAAGCTGGAGCACCTGGGAGGATACGATAATCCCCGAAGCAGTTATAAGCGAGCAGGGAGAATGCAGGATAAGGCTCAGCTTTGATGAAGGCTCTTTCAAGAGCGTATCGGTGAACTATATTGAATTTGTCCCTGCAGCAGAGCCTGCCGATATAAACGAAGACGGCCAGATAGACCTGCTCGATTACGCCATTCTTGCCGGGCAGTGGCAGCTGCCAGTTGGAACGTACTCAGCGGATATAAGCCCGCAAGGCGGAGACGGGGTGGTGAATATCGCAGACCTCTTGGAATTTGCTCAAAGCTGGCTGGAATGA
- a CDS encoding PEP-CTERM sorting domain-containing protein produces the protein MKRVALFLFTAFFAPALCYGGLFQAHFNDGINSEYWSINQNTGIYSVDDTHGDIRLEKTGTAQPGMNLVEIKLNLSKVSLIGDTIPGDFEAIINFSEAVLPGPGLDQVELHTAFTSGQYFFNVRDNDSGTQNVHVWDGQIRGGFPTPAAAGTLRIVRQAEVITAFFDDSLVYQKSFVTANLNSLSFTLQNNLGSNDHTSVIFDDFKLSGEYVVPEPAGICLFSAGLAALRRRRKA, from the coding sequence ATGAAAAGAGTTGCTTTATTTTTGTTCACTGCGTTTTTTGCGCCCGCCCTGTGTTATGGAGGTTTATTCCAAGCCCATTTCAACGACGGCATAAACAGCGAATACTGGAGCATAAATCAGAATACCGGCATTTACTCAGTTGATGACACTCACGGAGATATAAGGCTTGAAAAAACCGGCACTGCCCAGCCTGGAATGAATTTAGTGGAGATTAAGCTCAATCTTTCGAAGGTTTCGCTTATAGGGGATACCATCCCGGGGGATTTTGAGGCGATTATCAATTTCTCTGAAGCCGTTTTGCCGGGGCCGGGTCTTGATCAGGTGGAGCTGCATACAGCATTTACAAGCGGCCAATACTTCTTTAACGTTCGCGATAACGATTCAGGCACACAAAACGTTCACGTTTGGGACGGCCAAATCAGAGGCGGATTCCCAACCCCCGCCGCAGCGGGGACTTTGAGAATCGTGAGGCAGGCGGAAGTTATTACTGCCTTCTTCGACGACAGCCTCGTTTATCAGAAAAGTTTCGTTACCGCAAACCTGAACTCGCTCAGCTTCACTCTTCAGAATAATCTCGGCTCAAACGACCATACAAGCGTGATTTTTGATGATTTCAAGCTGAGCGGCGAGTATGTTGTTCCAGAGCCGGCAGGGATTTGTCTGTTTTCGGCAGGGCTTGCTGCTCTTCGGCGGCGAAGAAAAGCATAA
- a CDS encoding DUF6868 family protein, giving the protein MTLIEIRNVLGWCSLINVLLIAFGALLVIALRSEAYKIHSKFFPMDEQQYSAVMFSCLGLYKLLIVVFNIVPYIALWIVTAGA; this is encoded by the coding sequence ATGACACTTATTGAAATTCGTAATGTTCTCGGATGGTGTTCACTTATCAACGTGCTTCTGATTGCATTCGGAGCGCTTCTGGTGATCGCTCTGCGCAGTGAAGCGTACAAGATCCACAGCAAGTTTTTCCCGATGGATGAGCAGCAGTACAGCGCGGTTATGTTCTCTTGTCTCGGCTTGTACAAACTGCTTATCGTTGTGTTCAACATTGTTCCATACATCGCCCTCTGGATAGTTACAGCAGGGGCATAA
- a CDS encoding Mrp/NBP35 family ATP-binding protein yields the protein MAENQCSGCSQSGSCPSANAGGDAGQSSSEIGKKIIVMSGKGGVGKSSVAANLAAWLSSQGNSVGLLDVDLHGPSIPRMMNVTGEDIHQVGEMIIPAAGPSGLKVMSIGFLLESDTTPVIWRGPAKHNVINQFVNQVHWGKLDYLIVDCPPGTGDEPLSAVQTLEKPDGAIIVTTPQQVSVMDVRRCISFCGKVEVDVLGVLENMAGYVCPKCGYRVDVFLSGGGEKVAEEFGLPFLGSVPMDPEFAISGEQGKPIVLQGEKSTTAQALAAAFSKIKF from the coding sequence ATGGCAGAGAATCAGTGTTCAGGGTGTTCCCAGAGCGGGAGCTGCCCTTCAGCAAATGCCGGCGGGGATGCCGGCCAAAGCAGCAGCGAAATCGGCAAAAAAATAATCGTTATGAGCGGGAAAGGCGGCGTTGGCAAGAGCAGCGTGGCGGCGAATCTCGCTGCTTGGCTCAGCAGCCAGGGCAACAGCGTGGGGCTGCTCGATGTGGACCTCCACGGCCCGAGCATACCGCGGATGATGAACGTTACAGGAGAAGACATTCATCAGGTGGGCGAGATGATAATCCCCGCTGCAGGCCCATCAGGCTTGAAGGTGATGAGCATAGGATTCCTCCTCGAAAGCGATACCACCCCCGTAATCTGGCGCGGCCCGGCAAAGCATAACGTGATAAATCAGTTCGTAAATCAGGTGCACTGGGGCAAGCTCGATTATCTCATCGTTGACTGCCCGCCCGGAACAGGCGATGAGCCGCTATCAGCAGTGCAGACGCTCGAAAAGCCCGACGGGGCGATTATCGTTACAACCCCGCAGCAGGTATCTGTGATGGATGTGCGAAGGTGTATATCCTTCTGCGGGAAGGTGGAAGTGGATGTCCTCGGCGTTCTGGAGAATATGGCCGGCTACGTATGCCCGAAATGCGGATACCGTGTGGATGTGTTCCTCTCCGGCGGCGGGGAGAAGGTGGCTGAGGAATTCGGCCTGCCGTTTCTCGGGTCTGTACCGATGGATCCGGAATTTGCAATCTCCGGCGAACAGGGCAAGCCCATCGTTCTGCAAGGCGAGAAAAGCACCACCGCCCAAGCACTCGCCGCAGCGTTCTCCAAAATCAAATTCTAA